The genomic DNA ATCTGACTTTCTCGCTTCCCTATCAACAGCTGCCGAAAATATGTATAACACCAGAAGGGAACTGCTTTTACTTGGAGACTTCAATATGGACATGTATGAGAATAGAGACGAAAGCCGTTTTCCTGATACAAGGCTGGTTGACTTTTGTAATCGATTCTGTCTCTCAAACCGAATCGATAATCCGACAAGAGTAACTAAAACATCTAAAAGTCTCATCGATGTCTTGTTAACTAGTCATGCGGAACGTTATGCTACAAGTGGCTCTTTACACCTTGGACTGAGTGATCACGACTTAATCTTTACAGTGCGAAAAAATAAGAATTCAAGGCCAAAGCCGCGCTTGATCGAGTTTAGCAGTatgaagaattttaaattgccTGACTTTTTGGCTGACTTAAAAAGGGTCCCATGGTCTTCGGCCTACACATTCGACAATGCCGATGATGTATGGGCTCATTGGCGAGCACTTTTCAAAGATGTTCTTGACCAGCACGTGCCCCTAAAGAAAAAGTGGATTCGAGGCGACCAGTTACCATGGATATCACCTGATCTGCTGCGTGAAATTTCGCacagaaataaattattcaagcGCCACAAGCGAAATCCTACATCTACTTCTTGGGATGACTATAAGCGGCAACGTAACAAAGTTACGTCGCTAAAGCGCAATGCTGTGAAAAGGTTCTGCTGTGACACCTCCTTGAGTGCTAAACATCCGGGCgaattttggaggaaaatgaagCCCCTTTTGCCAACTAGTTCAGGTAAAAACATACAAGGCGTCATCCTCGTTGAGGACAGCGGCGTTATTTGCGACCCTGGACGTGTGGCCGAAGTCTTTAATGATTACTTTGCCAACATTATCCAGCTAGGGCATAGATCTGACACTGACTACACTGACCATCCGAGTATAAGGGCAATAAGCAATGTTCGTTTCTCGAGCGAGTTTAATTACTCCCCAGTCAGTACTTCATATATCTGTAACATTTTAGATCACCTTAATCCGAGAAAGGCAGTTGGGGTAGACGGCATTTCACCACGAATCTTGCGTTTGGGATCCCCAGTACTTGCCGAAAAGGTGACTAATTTGATCAACTTCTGTATCCTGAATCGTTCATTGCCGTCTGAATGCAAGCAAGCGCGCCTTACTCCTGTCTTTAAACGGGGAGTTAACACAGACAAAGCAAACTACCGCCCTGTCT from Montipora capricornis isolate CH-2021 chromosome 2, ASM3666992v2, whole genome shotgun sequence includes the following:
- the LOC138037037 gene encoding uncharacterized protein, which encodes MTFSLPSWSLLLKLPISDQQRDRLVLAGDVETNPGPNDAKTGRKKLVQNIAVKKSCLACNKTIRLNQKELTCNLCSGSFHYKCEAGKLKLKLDVNLWNCTRCGLPPLSDSFFDLDTELNRSRRSSQYDDLEDNDSDSLDWYQSNISGYYKFNIKIGYLNINSVVNKIDEVKELLNRNMFDILFLAETKIDSTVSSHLVSHPGFRTIRKDRKKGAGGLLAYIRNDLSAYRRLKLESSNIESICLDVKGSNNSHFIVCGCYRSATKCKESDFLASLSTAAENMYNTRRELLLLGDFNMDMYENRDESRFPDTRLVDFCNRFCLSNRIDNPTRVTKTSKSLIDVLLTSHAERYATSGSLHLGLSDHDLIFTVRKNKNSRPKPRLIEFSSMKNFKLPDFLADLKRVPWSSAYTFDNADDVWAHWRALFKDVLDQHVPLKKKWIRGDQLPWISPDLLREISHRNKLFKRHKRNPTSTSWDDYKRQRNKVTSLKRNAVKRFCCDTSLSAKHPGEFWRKMKPLLPTSSGKNIQGVILVEDSGVICDPGRVAEVFNDYFANIIQLGHRSDTDYTDHPSIRAISNVRFSSEFNYSPVSTSYICNILDHLNPRKAVGVDGISPRILRLGSPVLAEKVTNLINFCILNRSLPSECKQARLTPVFKRGVNTDKANYRPVSNRDLKI